A genomic stretch from Silurus meridionalis isolate SWU-2019-XX chromosome 1, ASM1480568v1, whole genome shotgun sequence includes:
- the ackr3b gene encoding atypical chemokine receptor 3b: MSVNMNELTDLLDMLREQNFSFLEENGSRLETMVCQSTFSHDAMLYSLSILYMFIFIIGLAANTLVVWVNIRSSRERHETHLYILNLAIADLCVVATLPISIISLIQHGHWPFGDAMCKITHLIFSVNLFSSIFFLTCMSIDRYLSVARFSDSQSPNKRRWTRQVICVGIWVLALLAALPDTYFLQAVKSTHSDITVCKSMYPAEKLLEWTVGVQLSFIVLGFAIPFPVIAIFYALLARLISSSSDQERCASRRLVFTYIVVFLVCWLPYHGTVLLDTLALLNILPLSCTLENTLYVALHVTQCLSLLHCCINPVVYNFINRNYRYDLMKAFIFKYSTKSGLAKLIDVTRASETEYSAVESQGPL, translated from the coding sequence ATGAGTGTGAACATGAATGAGCTGACAGACTTGCTGGACATGTTGAGGGAGCAGAACTTCTCCTTCCTGGAGGAGAACGGCTCCCGGCTGGAAACGATGGTGTGCCAAAGTACTTTCAGCCATGACGCCATGCTCTACtccctctccatcctctacatgTTCATTTTCATCATTGGCCTGGCTGCTAACACACTGGTTGTGTGGGTGAATATTCGCTCTAGCCGTGAGCGTCACGAAACACACTTGTACATCCTCAACCTGGCCATCGCGGATCTGTGCGTCGTGGCAACACTGCCGATATCCATCATCTCGCTTATCCAGCATGGCCACTGGCCATTCGGTGATGCCATGTGTAAGATCACACATCTCATCTTCAGTGTCAACCTCTTTAGCAGTATCTTCTTTCTCACCTGCATGAGCATTGACCGCTATCTCTCTGTGGCTCGCTTCAGTGATTCCCAAAGCCCTAACAAGAGAAGGTGGACCAGGCAGGTCATTTGTGTGGGAATCTGGGTTTTGGCACTGCTCGCTGCCCTACCAGATACTTACTTTCTCCAGGCAGTCAAGTCCACGCACTCAGATATAACCGTGTGCAAGTCCATGTACCCAGCTGAGAAGTTGCTTGAGTGGACTGTCGGTGTCCAGCTGAGCTTCATTGTCCTAGGCTTTGCCATTCCCTTTCCAGTTATTGCTATATTCTATGCTCTTCTGGCCAGGCTGATCAGCTCCTCATCGGACCAGGAGCGTTGTGCCAGCCGACGCCTCGTCTTCACCTATATAGTGGTGTTTTTAGTGTGCTGGCTACCCTACCATGGCACAGTACTTCTGGACACTCTGGCACTGCTCAACATCCTGCCACTGAGCTGCACATTGGAGAACACACTGTATGTTGCGCTGCATGTAACTCAGTGCCTCTCACTGCTACATTGCTGCATCAACCCAGTCGTGTACAACTTCATCAACCGCAACTACCGCTATGACTTAATGAAGGCCTTCATCTTTAAGTATTCTACCAAAAGTGGCCTTGCCAAGCTAATCGATGTTACACGTGCCTCTGAGACCGAGTACTCTGCTGTCGAGAGCCAGGGCCCTCTGTGA